From a region of the Buchnera aphidicola (Aphis fabae) genome:
- the coaD gene encoding pantetheine-phosphate adenylyltransferase, producing MKKTAIYPGTFDPITYGHLDIITRAIKIFDNIIIAVSSNNLNKKTIFSLQERIKLTKLATLHLNNIKKIIGFNDLLANLAKKENTNILIRGVRTIFDFDYELKLAAINKQIYPELDSIFLLSSKEVSFISSSFVKEIAKYKGNVKPYLPKEIHFALLKKIKKISNK from the coding sequence ATGAAAAAAACAGCAATATATCCAGGCACATTTGATCCAATTACATATGGACATTTAGACATTATAACTCGTGCAATAAAAATTTTTGATAATATAATTATTGCTGTTTCTTCTAACAATTTAAATAAAAAAACTATTTTTAGTTTACAAGAACGTATTAAATTAACTAAATTAGCTACTTTGCATCTTAATAATATAAAAAAAATAATTGGTTTTAATGATTTATTAGCTAATTTAGCAAAAAAAGAAAATACTAATATTTTAATTAGAGGAGTACGAACCATATTTGATTTTGATTATGAACTTAAATTGGCTGCTATCAATAAACAGATATATCCTGAACTAGATAGTATATTTTTACTTTCATCTAAGGAAGTTTCATTTATATCATCATCTTTTGTAAAAGAAATTGCAAAATATAAAGGTAATGTAAAACCATATCTTCCAAAAGAAATACATTTTGCTTTGTTAAAAAAAATCAAAAAAATTTCAAATAAGTAG